A single window of Helicobacter pylori NCTC 11637 = CCUG 17874 = ATCC 43504 = JCM 12093 DNA harbors:
- a CDS encoding L-serine ammonia-lyase: MASFSILSIFKIGVGPSSSHTIGPMEAGARFCESLKGILEQVVHIQITLHGSLALTGKGHLSDEAVLIGLHGIYANELEVTTKKVLLHEALENKVLKLANQHRIHFDYSKDLIFDNKPLARHQNALILKAFNSKNEVLKEETYYSVGGGFVYTEKELDNLSEGGGNESIAYDFSSAKELLELCQKHQKNIAEIVRLREYALKNRPDATMAKIYHAMLECYDNGANFKEKYLPGSLRVTRLAPSIKTRLEKHPTSGKDPLALIDYISLYARAIAEENASGGKVVTAPTNGACAVVPSVLLYAKNHLFENLSQKAINDFLLTSAAIGYLYKKNASLSGAEAGCQAEIGVASSMAAGGLAHLCQATTQQVLIASEIAMEHHLGLTCDPVGGLVQIPCIERNVLGAIKAISASKLALEDEYKPKVSLDEVIATMYATGKDMNEKYKETSLGGLAKTLKC; this comes from the coding sequence ATGGCTAGTTTTTCTATTTTATCCATTTTTAAAATCGGCGTGGGGCCTAGCTCTTCACACACCATAGGGCCTATGGAAGCGGGAGCGAGATTTTGCGAGTCGTTAAAAGGCATTTTAGAGCAGGTTGTGCACATTCAAATCACCTTGCATGGCTCATTGGCTTTAACCGGTAAAGGGCATTTGAGCGATGAGGCGGTTTTAATTGGCTTGCATGGCATTTACGCTAACGAATTAGAGGTAACAACCAAAAAAGTCTTATTGCATGAAGCGCTTGAAAACAAAGTTTTAAAACTCGCTAACCAACATCGCATTCATTTTGATTATTCTAAAGATTTGATTTTTGACAATAAGCCTTTAGCCAGACACCAAAACGCTCTCATTCTAAAAGCTTTTAACTCTAAAAATGAGGTTTTAAAAGAAGAGACTTACTATTCTGTCGGTGGAGGGTTTGTCTATACTGAAAAAGAATTAGACAACTTGTCTGAAGGGGGCGGGAATGAAAGTATTGCCTATGATTTTTCAAGCGCTAAGGAATTGCTAGAATTATGCCAAAAACACCAAAAAAACATCGCTGAAATCGTGCGTTTGAGAGAATATGCCCTGAAAAACCGCCCTGATGCAACGATGGCTAAAATTTATCATGCGATGCTTGAGTGTTATGATAATGGGGCTAATTTTAAAGAAAAGTATCTGCCTGGTTCTTTGAGAGTAACACGATTAGCCCCAAGCATTAAAACGCGTTTAGAAAAACACCCCACAAGCGGGAAAGATCCCTTAGCGTTGATTGATTACATTTCGCTTTACGCTCGCGCCATTGCTGAAGAAAACGCTAGTGGAGGCAAGGTGGTAACCGCCCCCACTAATGGAGCGTGCGCGGTGGTGCCAAGCGTGCTTTTATACGCTAAAAACCATTTGTTTGAAAATTTATCGCAAAAGGCTATCAATGATTTTTTACTCACCAGTGCGGCGATTGGCTATCTTTACAAGAAAAACGCTTCCTTGAGCGGCGCAGAAGCGGGGTGTCAGGCTGAAATTGGCGTGGCAAGCTCTATGGCTGCGGGGGGGTTAGCTCATTTGTGCCAAGCGACCACGCAACAGGTTTTAATCGCTAGTGAAATCGCTATGGAACACCATTTAGGATTGACATGCGATCCGGTGGGGGGCTTGGTGCAAATCCCTTGCATTGAACGCAATGTTTTAGGAGCGATCAAAGCGATCAGCGCCTCTAAACTGGCATTAGAAGATGAATACAAGCCTAAAGTGAGCCTGGATGAAGTGATCGCTACGATGTATGCGACCGGGAAAGACATGAATGAAAAATACAAAGAGACTTCGTTAGGCGGATTAGCCAAAACCTTAAAATGCTAA
- a CDS encoding serine/threonine transporter, translating into MAQEKAVPRDPKKLNLFDLRWMVSLFGTAVGAGILFLPIRAGGHGVWAIVVMSAIIFPLTYLGHRALAYFIGSKDQEDITMVVRSHFGAQWGFLITLLYFLAIYPICLVYGVGITNVFDHFFTNQLHLAPFHRGLLAVALVSLMMLVMVFNATIVTRICNALVYPLCLILLLFSLYLIPYWQGGNLFVVPSFKEFVLAIWLTLPVLVFSFDHSPIISTFTQNVEKEYGAFKEYKLNQIELGTSLMLLGFVMFFVFSCVMCLNADDFVKAREQNIPILSYLANTLNNPLINYAGPVVAFLAIFSSFFGHYYGAKEGLEGIIIQSLKLKKASKTLSVSVTIFLWLTITLVAYINPNILDFIENLGGPIIALILFVMPMIAFYSVSSLKRFRNFKVDIFVFVFGSLTALSVFLGLF; encoded by the coding sequence ATGGCACAAGAAAAAGCAGTTCCAAGAGATCCTAAAAAACTCAATTTGTTTGATTTGCGTTGGATGGTGTCCTTATTTGGCACGGCGGTGGGGGCTGGGATTTTATTTTTGCCTATTAGAGCCGGTGGGCATGGGGTATGGGCTATTGTGGTAATGAGCGCGATCATCTTCCCTTTAACTTATCTAGGGCATAGAGCCTTAGCTTATTTCATAGGATCTAAAGATCAAGAAGACATTACCATGGTCGTTCGCTCTCATTTTGGCGCTCAATGGGGTTTTCTTATCACTTTGCTTTATTTCTTGGCGATTTATCCTATTTGCTTGGTTTATGGGGTGGGTATCACTAATGTGTTTGATCATTTTTTCACCAACCAGTTGCATTTAGCGCCTTTTCATCGGGGCTTACTGGCTGTAGCGTTAGTTTCTTTAATGATGTTGGTGATGGTTTTTAACGCTACGATTGTTACGCGCATTTGTAACGCTTTAGTGTATCCTTTATGCTTGATTTTATTGCTTTTTTCTTTGTATCTTATCCCTTATTGGCAAGGTGGTAATCTTTTTGTGGTGCCGAGTTTCAAAGAATTTGTGTTAGCGATTTGGCTAACCTTACCGGTGCTTGTGTTTTCATTCGACCATAGCCCCATTATTTCAACCTTCACTCAAAACGTGGAAAAAGAATACGGCGCTTTCAAAGAGTATAAACTCAATCAAATTGAATTAGGGACATCGCTGATGCTTTTAGGGTTTGTGATGTTTTTTGTGTTTTCGTGCGTCATGTGCTTGAATGCTGATGATTTTGTGAAAGCAAGGGAACAAAATATCCCCATTTTAAGCTATTTGGCTAACACTCTAAACAACCCCTTAATCAATTATGCGGGGCCTGTGGTGGCCTTTTTAGCGATTTTTTCATCTTTTTTTGGGCATTATTATGGGGCTAAGGAAGGTTTAGAAGGCATTATCATTCAAAGTTTAAAATTGAAAAAAGCTTCTAAAACCTTGAGCGTTAGCGTAACGATTTTTTTATGGCTGACTATCACGCTGGTGGCTTATATTAACCCCAATATCTTGGATTTTATTGAAAATTTAGGCGGCCCCATTATCGCGCTCATTCTGTTTGTGATGCCCATGATAGCTTTTTATAGCGTTTCTAGTTTGAAGCGTTTTAGAAATTTCAAAGTGGATATTTTTGTGTTTGTCTTTGGGAGCTTGACGGCTTTGAGCGTGTTTTTAGGACTATTTTAA